A genome region from Corynebacterium uberis includes the following:
- the mvk gene encoding mevalonate kinase, with protein sequence MGRGCTAAKVIVMGEHSVVYGHPAVALPLTSLRMVAHARACAAGESTLSALGWSGPLAQAPARFASVVCAVEAALQFAGCADRGVEVSTVSDFPEGRGLGSSAAAAGAVIRAVLAACGASATSAELFELTQQAERVAHGRPSGLDAMATASQVPILFEQGRTSPVDMTMRAWLVIADSGVSGSTRETVSHIRHGVEQDLPGVASWLAELGQLAADSVGDLRADRPRELGARMDRAHELLARLGVSIDALDRLVAASRRAGALGAKLTGGGRGGCIIALADSADAAQTIARAVAAAGATQTWIHPLHHGGVEGKDS encoded by the coding sequence GTGGGTCGTGGTTGTACTGCGGCCAAAGTCATTGTGATGGGTGAGCATTCGGTGGTCTATGGCCACCCTGCGGTGGCGTTGCCGTTGACGTCGCTGCGCATGGTTGCGCATGCCCGGGCGTGTGCCGCGGGGGAGTCGACGTTGTCTGCGCTGGGGTGGTCTGGCCCGTTGGCGCAGGCGCCGGCGCGTTTTGCTTCTGTGGTGTGTGCGGTGGAGGCGGCTCTACAGTTTGCCGGGTGCGCGGATCGCGGCGTGGAGGTGTCCACGGTGTCGGACTTTCCGGAGGGGCGCGGCCTGGGTTCTTCGGCGGCTGCGGCGGGCGCGGTGATTCGCGCGGTGCTTGCGGCGTGCGGGGCGTCGGCAACGTCTGCGGAGCTTTTCGAGCTCACCCAGCAGGCGGAGCGGGTGGCCCACGGCCGTCCGTCGGGCCTTGATGCTATGGCCACGGCTTCGCAGGTGCCCATCCTTTTTGAGCAGGGTCGCACCAGCCCGGTGGACATGACCATGCGTGCGTGGCTGGTCATCGCGGACTCGGGGGTCTCGGGCAGCACGCGGGAGACGGTGTCGCACATTCGGCACGGCGTTGAGCAGGACCTTCCCGGGGTGGCGTCATGGTTGGCGGAGTTGGGCCAGCTGGCGGCGGATTCGGTGGGGGACCTGCGCGCTGATCGGCCGCGGGAGTTGGGCGCCCGGATGGACCGCGCACACGAGTTGCTGGCCCGGCTGGGGGTGAGCATTGACGCGTTGGATCGGCTGGTGGCTGCTTCTCGACGCGCCGGCGCACTCGGGGCCAAGCTCACCGGTGGTGGTCGCGGTGGGTGCATCATTGCGCTGGCTGACTCCGCCGACGCCGCCCAGACAATTGCCCGCGCCGTAGCGGCGGCGGGGGCAACCCAGACGTGGATTCATCCCCTGCATCATGGCGGGGTGGAAGGGAAAGACTCGTGA
- the mvaD gene encoding diphosphomevalonate decarboxylase gives MRLAATATAHANIALIKYWGKADEQLIIPRTPSLSLTLAELSTTTRVEFGAGEADVAELDGVALQGRALERVVRFVDLVRARAGITAPVAVTSHNTVPTAAGLASSASGFAALAAASAAAAGLNLDPTELSRLARRGSGSACRSIFGGLAYWEAGDDDATSFARPVTGALAASQLAIVVLVIDAGTKAVSSREAMARTVANSPVYEQWVRDHATDMDQALTAIAQGDLEMLGEAVERNALGMHATMRAATPPVDYLGPDSQRALEAVRAARAAGFAAWATMDAGPNVKVLTSAAQAEAVGAWLRQRLLGVGVIVTHAGRGVEVES, from the coding sequence GTGAGGCTTGCAGCTACGGCTACTGCGCACGCGAATATCGCACTGATCAAGTACTGGGGCAAGGCGGATGAGCAGCTGATCATCCCGCGCACCCCGAGCCTGTCTTTGACGCTCGCGGAGCTGTCTACCACCACGCGGGTGGAGTTCGGTGCGGGGGAAGCTGACGTCGCCGAGCTCGACGGGGTGGCGTTGCAGGGCCGCGCCCTGGAGCGAGTGGTGCGCTTTGTGGACCTGGTTCGTGCCCGCGCCGGGATTACCGCCCCGGTGGCGGTGACCTCGCATAACACGGTGCCCACGGCGGCGGGCCTTGCCAGCTCGGCGTCCGGTTTCGCGGCGCTGGCGGCGGCGAGCGCGGCGGCAGCCGGCCTCAACCTGGACCCCACTGAGTTATCGCGCCTGGCCCGGCGGGGCTCCGGCTCGGCGTGTCGGTCCATCTTCGGCGGGCTGGCCTACTGGGAGGCCGGCGATGATGATGCCACCTCTTTTGCCCGCCCGGTTACCGGCGCGCTTGCGGCGAGTCAGCTGGCCATCGTGGTGCTGGTCATCGATGCCGGCACCAAGGCGGTGTCCAGCCGGGAGGCCATGGCGCGTACGGTGGCCAACTCGCCGGTCTATGAGCAGTGGGTGCGCGACCACGCCACGGATATGGATCAGGCGCTCACCGCGATTGCGCAGGGCGACCTGGAGATGCTGGGGGAGGCGGTGGAGCGCAACGCGCTGGGCATGCACGCGACGATGCGCGCGGCCACGCCCCCGGTGGACTACCTGGGACCGGATTCCCAGCGCGCGCTTGAAGCGGTGCGTGCCGCGCGGGCGGCGGGGTTTGCCGCCTGGGCGACCATGGACGCGGGCCCGAATGTCAAGGTTCTTACCAGCGCCGCGCAGGCGGAGGCGGTGGGGGCGTGGTTGCGCCAGCGGCTGCTGGGCGTTGGGGTCATTGTTACCCACGCCGGGCGGGGAGTAGAGGTGGAGTCATGA
- a CDS encoding phosphomevalonate kinase — MIEVHAPGKLYIAGEYAVVETGFPALLIAVDRYLTVRVSPAQDMGHITSDHNSGSSLAWYRRAASMVVDADGTTFDFVLAAIRVVEEIAAAVGRPLEVYDLDITSELGDDSGRKFGLGSSAAVTVATVQALCAYYRLDLQPMEQLKAALLASTLVQRSGSGGDVAASMFGGWVCYTSFDREWVEQQRNLVALAELVRQDWPGLSVRRVTPPEGLRLLVGWTGSPASTARLVGDVQARRTGVTSYVDFLAGSRRCVTDIVAALDAGDSAAVLEGIRRNRELLRDLGELTGTTIETPLLTRLIETAQEHGAASKSSGAGGGDCGIALIDAAGDTDGLIAAWERADIRLLNLHEHRPRAL; from the coding sequence ATGATTGAGGTCCACGCGCCCGGCAAGCTCTACATCGCCGGCGAGTATGCGGTGGTGGAGACGGGCTTTCCGGCGCTGCTCATCGCGGTGGATAGGTACCTGACCGTGCGGGTCAGCCCCGCGCAGGACATGGGGCATATCACCTCGGACCACAACTCGGGAAGCTCGCTGGCGTGGTATCGCCGTGCCGCGAGCATGGTGGTGGACGCAGACGGCACGACCTTTGACTTTGTGCTCGCCGCGATTCGGGTGGTCGAGGAGATCGCCGCCGCTGTGGGGAGGCCATTGGAGGTCTATGACCTGGACATCACCAGCGAGCTGGGGGATGATTCCGGGCGCAAGTTTGGTCTGGGTTCCTCGGCGGCGGTGACGGTGGCCACCGTACAGGCGTTGTGCGCGTACTACCGGCTGGATCTGCAACCGATGGAGCAGCTCAAGGCGGCCTTGCTGGCCTCAACGCTGGTGCAGCGCTCCGGATCTGGTGGGGATGTGGCGGCCAGCATGTTCGGTGGCTGGGTGTGCTACACCTCTTTTGACCGGGAGTGGGTCGAGCAGCAGCGCAACCTGGTTGCGCTGGCGGAGCTGGTGCGCCAGGACTGGCCGGGGTTGTCGGTGCGCCGGGTGACTCCGCCGGAGGGGCTGCGCCTCTTGGTGGGCTGGACCGGATCCCCGGCGTCCACGGCCCGGCTTGTTGGTGACGTGCAGGCGCGCCGGACTGGGGTGACCAGTTACGTGGACTTTTTGGCGGGTTCGCGGCGCTGCGTGACGGATATTGTTGCGGCGCTGGATGCGGGCGATTCCGCGGCCGTGCTGGAGGGGATTCGCCGCAACCGGGAGCTGCTGCGGGATTTGGGCGAGCTGACGGGCACCACCATTGAGACGCCGCTGCTGACTCGCCTGATTGAGACTGCGCAGGAGCATGGGGCGGCGTCGAAAAGCTCTGGTGCGGGCGGCGGCGACTGCGGCATTGCGCTTATCGACGCCGCGGGGGACACCGATGGACTCATCGCGGCGTGGGAGCGGGCGGATATTCGGCTGCTCAACCTGCACGAACACCGCCCGCGGGCGCTTTAG
- a CDS encoding metal ABC transporter permease, protein MWTWLTEPLSYSFIPRALAVGAVTSIIAGVLSCWLILIGWSLLGDAVSHAVLPGVVISYMFGMPYAVGALVAALVAVGLVGTVKERTTLKSDTSIGVVFTALFALGLVLVSRTPASTNLQEILFGNLLGVTQASLIQVFSFGLIALALMLFFRRDITLWAFDAGHARAVGIHTTALRWVVMVCLALVVVASMQAVGVILVVAMLITPGAIAYLLTRKMNRMLLISPAIAFVCSAVGIWASFWLNVSAGGMIILVQALVFLVVYLFAPREGLITTALRERA, encoded by the coding sequence ATGTGGACATGGCTGACTGAACCGCTGTCTTATAGCTTCATCCCCCGCGCACTCGCCGTGGGGGCGGTGACCTCCATCATCGCCGGGGTGCTGTCCTGCTGGCTGATCCTGATCGGCTGGTCCCTGCTTGGCGACGCCGTCTCCCACGCCGTCCTGCCCGGCGTTGTCATCTCCTACATGTTCGGCATGCCCTACGCCGTCGGCGCGCTCGTCGCCGCCCTCGTGGCAGTGGGGCTGGTGGGCACCGTCAAGGAACGCACGACGCTGAAATCCGACACCTCCATCGGTGTGGTCTTCACCGCGCTCTTCGCCTTAGGCCTGGTGCTCGTCTCCCGAACACCGGCGAGCACCAACCTTCAGGAAATCCTCTTTGGCAACCTGTTGGGCGTGACGCAGGCATCCCTGATCCAGGTGTTCAGCTTCGGGCTCATCGCCTTGGCCCTCATGCTGTTCTTCCGGCGCGACATCACCTTGTGGGCCTTCGACGCCGGCCACGCCCGCGCCGTGGGCATCCACACCACCGCCCTGCGCTGGGTGGTCATGGTCTGCCTGGCGCTCGTGGTGGTGGCCAGCATGCAGGCCGTGGGCGTGATCCTGGTGGTGGCTATGCTCATCACCCCCGGCGCTATCGCCTACCTGCTCACCCGCAAGATGAATCGCATGCTGCTGATCTCCCCCGCCATCGCCTTCGTGTGTTCGGCGGTGGGAATCTGGGCGAGCTTCTGGCTCAACGTCTCCGCCGGCGGCATGATCATTCTGGTCCAGGCGCTCGTCTTCTTAGTGGTCTACCTCTTCGCGCCGCGCGAGGGCCTGATCACCACCGCGCTGCGCGAACGCGCCTAA
- a CDS encoding metal ABC transporter ATP-binding protein: MITRRDDAPAIRVRDLTVRYGSVTALHDVSLNLEFGQVAGLIGMNGSGKSTLFKSIMGQLPTVSGEVSIAAGDAGIAYVPQSEAVDWNFPLSVEQVVMTGRYGHMNILRRPSSADHEAVAHALERTQLTDLRDRQIGQLSGGQRKRVFVARGLAQQARIMLLDEPFAGVDAVSEATISRLLRELANDGRLVFISTHDLAAVPRLCDTVTMLNRTIIAQGDPRTVMDNDTLIRTFGSDPTRAAAPETPQEAPHVDMAD; this comes from the coding sequence GTGATCACTCGCCGCGACGACGCACCAGCTATCCGCGTCCGCGACCTCACTGTGCGTTACGGCAGCGTCACAGCGCTGCACGATGTTTCCCTGAACCTGGAGTTTGGACAGGTTGCCGGGCTGATCGGAATGAACGGTTCCGGCAAATCCACCCTGTTTAAATCCATCATGGGCCAGCTGCCCACGGTCTCAGGGGAGGTCTCTATCGCCGCCGGGGACGCCGGCATTGCCTACGTCCCGCAATCTGAGGCGGTGGACTGGAACTTCCCCTTGAGCGTGGAGCAGGTGGTCATGACCGGCCGCTATGGCCACATGAACATCCTGCGTCGCCCCAGCTCCGCCGACCACGAGGCCGTGGCCCATGCGCTGGAGCGTACGCAACTGACGGACCTGCGTGACCGGCAAATCGGTCAGCTCTCCGGCGGCCAGCGCAAGCGGGTCTTCGTCGCCCGCGGCCTGGCCCAACAGGCCCGCATCATGCTTCTCGACGAACCCTTCGCCGGGGTCGACGCAGTCAGTGAGGCCACCATCTCACGCCTGCTGCGCGAGCTGGCCAACGACGGCCGCCTGGTCTTCATCTCCACTCACGACCTCGCCGCCGTGCCCCGCCTGTGTGACACGGTGACCATGCTCAACCGCACCATCATCGCCCAGGGCGATCCCCGCACCGTCATGGACAATGACACCCTCATCCGGACCTTTGGCTCCGATCCCACCCGCGCCGCCGCGCCCGAGACCCCGCAGGAGGCGCCCCATGTGGACATGGCTGACTGA
- a CDS encoding metal ABC transporter solute-binding protein, Zn/Mn family, giving the protein MSPTSSLRRLGLIATALLATLGLTLAACTNANNSEDNAAPSSGGTDVLATFTILADMASEVAGNELTVSSLTRPGAEIHGYDPTPADIRSANEAKLIISNGLGLEHWVDKLTQDSHAARAVASEGVDPIMIEGTSEPNPHAWMSPVIAEKYVDNITTALSALKPEAASTFDANAKAYKEKLKKVNQEMLDGLKKLPDNERALQTCEGAFSYLARDAKMKESYIWPVNSEEEITPQNLRRAAEFVKSNKVPAVFCESTVDPGPKEQLMRETGAADGGTLYVDSLTEKGGEAPTYLELIRHDTTTIVEGLNK; this is encoded by the coding sequence GTGTCTCCTACCAGCTCCCTGCGGCGCCTCGGACTGATTGCCACCGCGCTTCTGGCAACCCTCGGGCTCACGCTCGCAGCCTGCACAAACGCAAACAATTCTGAAGACAACGCAGCACCCTCATCCGGCGGGACTGACGTCCTGGCCACCTTCACCATCCTCGCCGACATGGCCAGCGAAGTTGCCGGCAACGAACTGACCGTGTCCTCCCTGACCCGCCCCGGCGCCGAGATTCACGGCTACGACCCCACCCCCGCCGACATCCGCTCCGCGAATGAGGCCAAGCTCATCATCTCCAACGGACTAGGCCTGGAGCACTGGGTGGACAAGCTGACCCAGGACTCCCACGCCGCCCGCGCCGTGGCCAGCGAAGGGGTGGACCCCATCATGATCGAAGGCACCAGCGAGCCCAACCCGCACGCCTGGATGAGCCCCGTCATCGCCGAAAAGTACGTGGACAACATCACCACCGCGCTGTCCGCCCTCAAGCCGGAGGCCGCCTCCACCTTCGACGCCAACGCCAAGGCGTACAAGGAAAAGCTCAAGAAGGTCAACCAGGAGATGCTCGACGGCCTGAAGAAGCTGCCCGACAACGAGCGCGCCCTGCAAACCTGCGAAGGCGCCTTCTCCTACCTGGCCCGCGACGCCAAGATGAAGGAGTCCTACATCTGGCCCGTCAACTCGGAGGAAGAAATCACCCCGCAGAACCTGCGCCGCGCCGCCGAGTTTGTCAAGAGCAATAAGGTCCCGGCGGTCTTCTGCGAGTCCACCGTGGATCCCGGCCCGAAGGAACAGCTCATGCGTGAGACCGGAGCTGCCGACGGAGGCACGCTCTACGTAGACTCTCTGACAGAAAAGGGCGGAGAGGCCCCCACCTACCTGGAACTCATCCGCCACGACACCACCACCATTGTGGAGGGCTTGAACAAGTGA